One Methanococcus voltae genomic region harbors:
- a CDS encoding shikimate kinase, producing MYSKCTAISHGSGTIINAIATNKGSAFGINLGVEATVELIDDHKKIIKGKIEGQNGISSKLIETCVKNILDYYKLDYSANVITKSNLPIKSGLSSSSATANAVTLATMGVLGKYTKANEKIIDELDDLIINLGIKSCFDENLTITGAYDDATASYYGGITITDNKNRKILKRDTFNDKDLKVIVLIPKDYQKNLNKERMKLIKNYVEIAFHNCLIGNYYEALFMNGLFYASTLNFPTSISIEALESGALTFGLSGTGPSYIGLCKAENVSNIVKSLEKYGKVYITEACNSKSKITNLE from the coding sequence ATGTATTCAAAATGTACTGCAATATCTCACGGTTCAGGGACTATAATAAACGCCATTGCTACAAATAAAGGCTCTGCATTCGGTATAAACTTAGGGGTTGAAGCAACTGTGGAGTTAATAGACGACCACAAAAAAATCATAAAAGGAAAAATTGAAGGGCAAAATGGAATTTCCTCTAAGTTAATAGAAACTTGTGTAAAAAATATTTTAGATTATTATAAATTAGATTACTCTGCAAATGTAATTACAAAATCTAATCTGCCGATAAAATCTGGTTTAAGCAGTAGTAGTGCAACAGCTAACGCAGTCACTCTCGCTACAATGGGAGTTTTAGGAAAATATACCAAAGCTAATGAAAAAATTATCGATGAATTAGATGATTTAATAATTAATTTAGGTATAAAATCCTGTTTTGATGAAAATTTAACAATTACAGGAGCTTATGATGATGCAACAGCCTCTTACTACGGCGGAATTACAATAACGGATAATAAAAATAGAAAAATTTTAAAAAGAGACACATTTAATGATAAAGATTTGAAAGTAATCGTTTTAATTCCAAAAGATTATCAAAAAAATTTAAACAAAGAACGTATGAAATTAATTAAAAATTATGTTGAAATAGCATTTCATAACTGTTTAATAGGTAATTACTATGAAGCCCTTTTTATGAACGGATTATTTTATGCGTCTACGTTGAATTTTCCTACAAGCATATCTATAGAAGCATTAGAGTCGGGAGCTTTAACTTTTGGGCTTTCTGGAACAGGACCTTCTTACATAGGTCTTTGTAAAGCCGAAAATGTTTCAAATATCGTAAAATCTCTTGAAAAATACGGAAAAGTATATATTACAGAAGCTTGTAATTCAAAATCTAAAATAACTAATTTAGAATGA
- a CDS encoding DUF447 domain-containing protein — protein sequence MKYEYVLTSSLLNRAPIGAKTSDFKNFIINLFEGSHTYEMLKNEDIIILNVCNPLIIAESVIDDVGNYEKLEYNGKIYYYIKESEKIDIIKIKNRKFSSFKNEYGTSHIMNLECEKIDEKIIETNIKYQNELKPFNRADGLLVEIAVLYSRINLVSEAEKIKMIEKIREYANIIKKVGSKEHVLVLNKFKEHIDF from the coding sequence ATGAAATACGAGTATGTTTTAACGTCTTCTTTATTAAATAGGGCCCCGATTGGAGCAAAAACTTCGGATTTTAAAAATTTTATAATTAATTTATTTGAAGGCTCTCACACTTATGAAATGCTTAAAAATGAAGATATTATAATTTTAAATGTATGTAATCCATTAATTATTGCAGAATCTGTAATTGACGATGTAGGAAACTATGAAAAATTAGAATATAATGGAAAAATTTATTATTATATTAAAGAATCTGAAAAAATTGATATAATTAAAATTAAAAATCGTAAATTTAGTAGTTTTAAAAATGAATATGGTACCTCCCATATAATGAATTTAGAATGTGAAAAAATAGATGAAAAAATCATTGAAACTAATATAAAGTATCAGAATGAACTTAAACCATTTAACAGAGCCGATGGTTTACTTGTTGAAATTGCAGTTCTTTATTCCCGTATAAATTTAGTTTCAGAAGCTGAAAAAATTAAAATGATAGAAAAAATTAGAGAATATGCGAATATAATAAAAAAAGTAGGTTCTAAAGAGCATGTTTTAGTATTAAACAAATTTAAAGAACATATTGACTTTTAA
- a CDS encoding class I SAM-dependent methyltransferase, translating to MLKAIKTDLKNGEFIRRILLDYNLLNKDYKLKKMDNKLYLPLNYEEIEDISEEDLKNTLKNVILKSQNQNQSQSQNKIEDVDFELIITKEADFEKSNGKKNPSFKDYLLNNYGDELTNGKIAHAYDIIGDVVILQISDEIDKQERLKLGEKAKELIPSVRAVFRRESDVKGEYRVRDLEHLAGEGETLTLYKENGYKLYVDVAKVYFSPRLSWERNRIMQKVEKDDVIIDMFCGVGPYSIACKDAKKIYSIDVNPEAIKLLKENIKFNNLENKIVPILEDVRKVDLKGNRIIMNLPKYANQFVDKALDLVEEGGTIHYYMVGADVNEGINLFKSKCDCEVLESRVVKSYSPREYVFVIDFKINKTNK from the coding sequence ATTTTAAAAGCAATAAAGACCGATTTGAAAAACGGGGAATTTATACGAAGAATTCTTTTAGATTATAATTTGTTGAATAAGGACTACAAATTAAAAAAAATGGATAATAAATTATATTTACCATTAAATTATGAAGAAATTGAAGACATAAGTGAAGAAGACTTAAAAAATACCTTAAAAAACGTTATACTTAAAAGTCAAAATCAAAACCAAAGTCAAAGTCAAAATAAAATTGAAGATGTAGATTTTGAACTTATAATCACAAAAGAAGCCGATTTTGAAAAGTCAAATGGTAAAAAAAATCCAAGTTTTAAAGATTATCTTTTAAATAACTACGGTGACGAATTAACAAATGGAAAAATAGCACACGCATACGATATTATTGGAGATGTTGTAATATTGCAAATTTCTGATGAAATAGATAAACAAGAACGTTTAAAGCTTGGAGAAAAGGCTAAAGAATTGATACCTTCTGTAAGAGCTGTTTTTAGGCGAGAAAGTGACGTAAAAGGAGAATATCGTGTAAGAGATTTAGAGCACTTAGCCGGAGAAGGGGAAACTTTAACACTTTATAAGGAAAACGGCTATAAGTTATACGTAGACGTCGCAAAAGTGTATTTTTCACCACGTCTGAGCTGGGAAAGAAATAGAATAATGCAGAAAGTCGAAAAGGATGACGTAATAATAGACATGTTTTGTGGTGTAGGACCTTATTCAATTGCGTGCAAGGATGCAAAAAAGATATATTCTATAGACGTCAACCCTGAAGCTATAAAATTGTTAAAAGAGAATATAAAATTTAATAACTTGGAAAATAAAATAGTTCCTATCTTAGAAGACGTTAGAAAGGTAGATTTAAAGGGTAATAGAATAATTATGAATTTACCAAAATATGCAAATCAATTTGTCGATAAAGCTTTGGATTTAGTGGAAGAAGGTGGAACAATACATTATTACATGGTCGGGGCAGATGTAAATGAGGGCATAAATTTATTTAAATCAAAATGTGATTGTGAAGTTTTGGAAAGCAGGGTTGTAAAGTCCTATTCTCCACGTGAATATGTCTTTGTAATTGATTTTAAAATCAATAAAACGAATAAATAA
- a CDS encoding type II glyceraldehyde-3-phosphate dehydrogenase: protein MTAKILVNGYGSIGKRVADAVACQKDMEVIGVTKTKPDFEAKMALEKGYKLYAAVPERAHLFEEAGLEISGTLDDVIQDADLVVDGAPKKIGKQNLETIYKKNNVKSIIQGGEKATDAEDSFNSLWSYDRCYGKDAIRLVSCNTTGLCRSLYAIDSVTDVLKARVVLVRRAVDPNDSKKGPVNAIIPSTDVPSHHGPDVESVIDKFKGKIISSAVIVPTTLMHMHSLMVETTGTTKDDLLDAIAKTPRIFTVKASEGLDSTAALIEMSRDMGRLRYDLNEIPVWEESINVIDNEIFMMQAVHQESDVIPENVDCIRAMLQMEEDNMKSIEMTNKAMGLMK from the coding sequence ATGACGGCAAAAATATTGGTAAATGGGTATGGGTCGATAGGTAAAAGAGTAGCTGACGCAGTAGCTTGTCAGAAGGATATGGAAGTTATTGGAGTAACAAAAACAAAGCCTGATTTTGAAGCAAAAATGGCATTAGAGAAAGGTTACAAATTATACGCAGCAGTACCTGAAAGAGCTCACTTATTTGAAGAAGCAGGATTGGAAATATCAGGTACACTTGACGATGTAATTCAAGATGCTGATTTAGTGGTTGACGGAGCACCTAAGAAAATAGGTAAACAAAATTTGGAAACAATCTACAAAAAAAACAATGTTAAATCTATTATACAAGGTGGAGAAAAAGCAACCGATGCAGAAGATTCATTTAACTCATTATGGAGCTATGACCGATGTTATGGAAAAGATGCTATTAGATTAGTTTCATGTAACACAACAGGATTATGCAGGTCACTTTACGCAATAGATTCCGTAACAGATGTTTTAAAAGCAAGAGTTGTATTAGTAAGAAGAGCTGTAGACCCTAACGACTCTAAAAAAGGTCCAGTTAATGCAATCATACCATCAACAGACGTACCTTCACACCATGGTCCAGATGTAGAATCAGTAATCGACAAATTCAAGGGAAAAATTATTTCTTCAGCTGTTATTGTGCCTACAACATTAATGCACATGCATTCATTAATGGTTGAAACAACAGGAACTACAAAAGATGATTTATTAGATGCAATTGCTAAAACACCAAGGATTTTTACGGTAAAAGCTTCAGAAGGTTTAGATTCAACAGCAGCTTTAATCGAAATGTCAAGAGATATGGGTAGATTAAGATACGATTTAAACGAAATTCCAGTATGGGAAGAAAGTATCAATGTAATTGACAATGAAATCTTCATGATGCAAGCAGTTCATCAAGAAAGTGACGTTATACCTGAAAACGTAGATTGTATAAGAGCTATGTTACAAATGGAAGAAGATAACATGAAATCCATTGAAATGACAAACAAAGCAATGGGTTTAATGAAGTAA
- the psmA gene encoding archaeal proteasome endopeptidase complex subunit alpha codes for MQMVPGASGYDRAITIFSPEGRLYQVEYAREAVRRGTTAVGIRCKDGVVLAVDRRISNKLVEISSIEKIFQVDDHIVAATSGLVADARVLIDRARTEAQINRITYGEKITVEALSKKICDIKQAYTQHGGARPFGLALLITGIDKHSARLFETDPSGALIEYKASAIGSGRHVAMELLEEKYNEDITVNEGMELAIYVLNKINPELNAVSVDMAIVKDSEKLVEKKSVEEIETVIEYVSKVIEEENKIEEGNEE; via the coding sequence ATGCAAATGGTTCCAGGAGCATCAGGATACGATAGAGCAATCACAATATTCAGCCCAGAAGGTAGATTATACCAGGTTGAATACGCAAGAGAAGCAGTTAGAAGAGGTACTACCGCCGTAGGTATTAGATGTAAAGATGGGGTAGTTTTAGCAGTCGATAGAAGAATTTCAAACAAATTAGTAGAAATATCATCAATCGAAAAAATATTCCAAGTTGATGACCACATTGTTGCTGCTACGTCCGGATTAGTTGCAGATGCTAGAGTATTAATCGATAGAGCAAGAACAGAAGCCCAAATAAACAGAATCACATATGGTGAAAAAATTACTGTTGAAGCTCTCTCCAAAAAAATCTGTGATATTAAACAAGCTTATACACAACACGGTGGAGCAAGACCATTTGGTTTAGCACTTTTAATTACGGGAATCGATAAGCATAGTGCTAGATTATTTGAAACAGACCCAAGCGGTGCTTTAATCGAATATAAAGCTTCTGCAATCGGTTCAGGAAGACATGTTGCAATGGAACTTCTCGAAGAAAAATACAATGAAGATATCACTGTTAACGAAGGTATGGAATTAGCAATATACGTTTTAAACAAAATAAACCCTGAGTTAAATGCTGTTAGCGTAGATATGGCAATTGTAAAAGATAGTGAAAAATTAGTTGAGAAAAAATCAGTTGAAGAAATCGAAACAGTTATAGAATATGTTTCAAAAGTTATTGAAGAAGAAAATAAAATTGAAGAAGGAAATGAAGAATAA
- a CDS encoding ribosome assembly factor SBDS — protein sequence MASLDNAVMARLQSHGEKFEIYVDPYLAAKFKENKSSVDISEILASENIYKDISKGEKAPEELLMKVFETLDSKKIAERIILKGQVHLTSEQRKEMQEQKKKQVISIIARNTINPQTDTPHPPKRIENAMNEARVTVDLYKSAEEQINDVIKKLRLILPMKFEKREVAVKLGGEYAGTVYHSLSEYGTIKKEEWLGDGSLVFVIEIPSGIENEFYMFLNKITKGSVQTRVLKRL from the coding sequence ATGGCATCATTAGATAATGCGGTTATGGCTAGATTACAATCACACGGTGAAAAATTCGAAATATATGTTGACCCGTATTTAGCAGCCAAATTTAAAGAAAATAAATCATCTGTGGATATTTCTGAGATATTAGCATCAGAAAATATTTACAAGGATATTTCAAAAGGGGAAAAAGCTCCAGAAGAGCTATTAATGAAAGTATTTGAAACTTTAGATAGCAAAAAAATTGCTGAAAGGATCATACTTAAAGGACAAGTTCATTTAACATCAGAACAAAGAAAGGAAATGCAAGAGCAAAAAAAGAAGCAGGTTATATCCATTATTGCTAGAAATACCATCAATCCACAAACAGATACCCCTCACCCGCCTAAAAGGATTGAAAATGCCATGAACGAGGCTAGAGTTACAGTTGATTTATATAAGAGTGCCGAAGAACAGATCAACGATGTAATAAAAAAACTTAGATTAATTTTACCTATGAAATTTGAAAAAAGAGAGGTAGCAGTTAAACTTGGGGGAGAATACGCTGGTACAGTTTACCATTCTTTGTCAGAATATGGGACTATTAAAAAAGAAGAATGGCTTGGAGATGGGTCACTCGTATTTGTAATTGAAATTCCGAGTGGTATTGAAAATGAATTTTACATGTTTTTGAATAAAATAACAAAAGGATCTGTGCAAACTAGAGTCTTGAAAAGACTCTAA
- the rpl37A gene encoding 50S ribosomal protein L37Ae: protein MVEYSHTKKVGSAGRFGPRYGRKLRVRLRNVEMKQKKAYKCPVCGFPKLKRAGTSIWVCSKCNAKLAGGAYTPETGSGKAVTKAIRRVIDSKNRQI from the coding sequence ATGGTAGAATACAGCCACACTAAAAAGGTTGGTTCAGCTGGTAGATTCGGACCAAGATACGGTAGAAAACTCAGAGTAAGATTAAGAAACGTAGAAATGAAACAGAAAAAAGCATACAAATGTCCTGTATGTGGATTCCCTAAATTAAAAAGAGCAGGAACCTCAATTTGGGTATGTTCAAAATGTAATGCTAAATTAGCTGGTGGAGCTTACACCCCTGAAACAGGTTCAGGAAAAGCTGTTACAAAAGCTATCAGAAGAGTTATTGACAGCAAAAACAGACAAATTTAA
- a CDS encoding DNA-directed RNA polymerase subunit P, whose product MVEYRCSNCQRIITIDDIGSKAKCPHCSNRVLIKLRPKIVKKVQAR is encoded by the coding sequence ATGGTAGAATATAGATGCTCAAATTGCCAAAGAATAATAACTATCGATGATATAGGTTCAAAAGCTAAATGTCCTCACTGTAGTAACAGGGTATTGATAAAATTAAGACCTAAAATAGTTAAAAAAGTTCAGGCAAGATAA
- a CDS encoding rRNA maturation protein: MIITTSRKPSQRTRSLANDLSRVFNVKTVNRGKTSASELLEKYKNLMVIEELKGNPNKLKIYDVENNKVFSVIIAAKLQREIISEKIDIQNSIVYDFEDNCGEFRKLFTKFLFNNIKKPIYAINTNKKDNINYTLLKFNKGCEGVYFLDFYDVNESTTTHMGPKLKITGHKIFDIFEDEE; this comes from the coding sequence ATGATAATAACCACATCTAGAAAACCTTCACAAAGAACTCGTAGTTTAGCAAATGATTTGTCAAGAGTTTTTAATGTAAAAACTGTTAATCGAGGTAAAACTTCGGCTTCAGAATTACTCGAAAAATACAAAAATCTAATGGTTATCGAAGAACTAAAAGGTAATCCAAATAAATTAAAGATATATGATGTTGAGAATAACAAGGTTTTTTCAGTAATCATAGCGGCTAAATTACAAAGAGAGATAATCTCTGAAAAAATAGACATTCAAAATAGTATTGTTTATGATTTTGAAGACAATTGTGGAGAATTTAGAAAATTATTTACAAAATTTTTGTTTAACAACATAAAAAAGCCAATTTATGCTATTAATACCAATAAAAAAGATAACATAAATTATACGCTATTAAAATTCAATAAAGGTTGTGAAGGAGTATACTTTTTAGATTTTTACGATGTTAATGAATCCACAACTACACATATGGGACCTAAATTAAAAATTACAGGTCATAAAATCTTTGATATTTTTGAAGATGAAGAATAA
- a CDS encoding KEOPS complex subunit Pcc1: protein MEKNNENPYFELELKFEDDEMAKTIYNSIYVEHCDSQIRSKCDMSIVDNVIKICGSAEEVSILKASVYSYIRWIKTAENIYEIINKR, encoded by the coding sequence ATGGAAAAAAATAACGAAAATCCATATTTTGAACTTGAATTAAAGTTTGAAGATGATGAAATGGCTAAAACTATTTACAATAGCATATATGTTGAGCATTGTGATAGTCAAATTCGTTCAAAATGTGATATGAGCATTGTGGACAATGTCATAAAAATATGCGGAAGTGCTGAAGAGGTAAGTATATTAAAAGCTTCAGTTTATTCTTATATCCGATGGATAAAAACCGCTGAAAATATATACGAAATTATAAATAAAAGATAA
- a CDS encoding prefoldin subunit beta, with protein MDIPADVQNQIAQFQQLQQQLQMIMMQKQQFETQMKEFEKAIEEMAKSESDEVFKMAGGILIKRNKDEVKIELEEKLETLGIRVATFAKQEEKMQKRYEELQETLQRALENTQ; from the coding sequence ATGGATATTCCTGCAGATGTTCAAAACCAAATTGCACAATTTCAACAATTGCAACAACAATTGCAAATGATTATGATGCAAAAACAACAATTCGAAACACAAATGAAAGAATTTGAAAAAGCAATTGAAGAAATGGCAAAATCAGAATCTGACGAAGTTTTCAAAATGGCTGGCGGAATCTTAATTAAAAGAAACAAAGATGAAGTTAAAATTGAATTAGAAGAAAAATTGGAAACTTTAGGCATTAGAGTTGCTACATTCGCTAAGCAAGAAGAAAAAATGCAAAAAAGATACGAAGAACTCCAAGAAACATTACAAAGAGCTCTTGAAAATACTCAATAA
- a CDS encoding DHH family phosphoesterase: MNNKYNIEKLKEILKSDEILFLCHHNADPDAIGACIGLRFLAEHLNKPKKSKQNVDVDDKTNDEKSQSMGKYKISANSISKISRNILEELPSLNYDIEILEYPNIPKKVFLVDTSSINQITVNEEKLYGSFLTMVDHHKKTELSDKCDFLIVNEESTSTCEMVTRILKDINLFPPKSVRTALLCGIAYDTKHLKLASEETFKMITWLIKDLNFQRILYLLSQESEKGKRIAHLKACSRMQIEEINGLIVTISNASSYEASCAKTAVSIGADLALVTAVRKRDRQIRISSRCRKSVSKKLHMGELMEEVAHKIHGQGGGHAEAAGLNANWDKTTSKDEAVSKIIKICLDTIKEKLNSNS, encoded by the coding sequence ATGAATAATAAATACAATATAGAAAAATTAAAGGAAATTCTAAAATCCGACGAAATTTTATTTTTATGTCATCATAATGCAGACCCTGATGCAATAGGTGCATGTATAGGCCTTAGATTTTTAGCAGAGCATTTAAACAAACCTAAAAAATCAAAGCAGAATGTTGACGTGGACGATAAAACTAACGATGAAAAAAGCCAAAGTATGGGAAAATACAAAATTTCAGCAAATTCAATTAGCAAGATATCACGCAACATACTTGAAGAATTGCCATCTTTGAATTACGATATTGAAATTTTAGAATATCCCAATATTCCTAAAAAGGTTTTTTTAGTAGATACATCTTCAATTAACCAAATAACCGTTAATGAAGAAAAATTATATGGATCATTTCTTACTATGGTGGACCATCACAAAAAAACGGAATTATCTGACAAATGCGATTTTTTAATAGTTAATGAAGAATCTACATCTACTTGTGAAATGGTTACGCGAATACTTAAGGATATTAATTTATTTCCCCCAAAAAGTGTTAGAACCGCATTACTTTGTGGTATAGCATACGATACAAAACATTTGAAACTTGCTAGTGAAGAAACCTTTAAAATGATTACATGGTTGATTAAAGATTTAAATTTTCAGAGAATACTCTATCTTTTAAGCCAAGAAAGTGAAAAAGGGAAACGAATTGCACACTTGAAAGCATGCAGTAGAATGCAGATTGAAGAAATAAACGGCTTAATAGTCACCATATCAAATGCAAGTTCTTATGAAGCATCCTGTGCAAAAACTGCGGTTAGTATTGGTGCAGATTTAGCCTTAGTTACTGCAGTTCGAAAGAGAGATAGGCAAATAAGAATAAGCTCACGTTGTAGGAAATCGGTTTCTAAAAAACTCCATATGGGCGAACTAATGGAAGAAGTAGCTCACAAAATACATGGTCAAGGTGGAGGACATGCAGAAGCTGCAGGTTTAAACGCCAATTGGGATAAAACTACTTCAAAAGATGAAGCAGTTTCCAAAATAATTAAAATTTGTTTAGATACGATTAAGGAAAAATTAAACTCTAATAGCTAA
- a CDS encoding dihydroneopterin aldolase family protein: MDNLNEKRLEQDEIFDSYFKNLTEKERAVFEGGISMGALFHQFVGTPISMNSKGCLEEAIKSAMENQPFIKKALININLEIAENDYVSLTGEMLDVTLIVGQEKEYKIRLNYIPELNYPLMYVED; this comes from the coding sequence ATGGATAATTTAAATGAAAAAAGATTGGAACAAGATGAGATATTCGATAGTTACTTTAAAAATTTAACTGAAAAAGAAAGAGCAGTATTTGAAGGCGGTATTTCCATGGGTGCGTTATTCCATCAGTTTGTAGGAACTCCCATAAGCATGAATTCAAAAGGGTGTTTAGAAGAGGCCATAAAAAGCGCTATGGAAAACCAACCCTTCATAAAAAAGGCTCTTATAAATATTAACTTAGAAATTGCAGAAAATGATTACGTATCACTAACTGGTGAAATGTTAGATGTCACATTAATTGTAGGACAAGAAAAAGAATACAAAATAAGATTAAATTACATACCTGAATTGAATTATCCGTTGATGTATGTTGAAGATTAA
- a CDS encoding DUF2341 domain-containing protein — translation MYLSHSTTTLVLLIMLFGVISFTMLDTYKNSALEEASANTLGLKADSLEIMVSNSIPKVFNKVLNDAEFQVINSHNSGSDDPFFDNTDSVLTYLDNHMETEVHNNLEAVKTTYKNSGYDLDYNFEITNISMVNGFTFNLQYTLDYNLSKSGALRSKSYEDSKNVTVKTIISAYHYVMSDKKDSLYIKNPNAQDLENFPVFIILNNSNYNFDRNNNGEGLDFYHNGAKLNYWVEYWNSSSLRPKAFLWLKMNLSANSVQQVDIHYDGTGISDGKKVFTMFDDFENSNDTIFKKYIFEDNNEWDYDTSTSPFSNPLYNSNMTYSLADYQPPRMITYDPLSSVVGDDIYHPIWGEPYIAEVDLKGKEDGYSSPQLLMGFYGDYNGIYELGYYTAELGGSRDYIYYFTTNNFYGDIPLNENYLMLGEYYEEYYYSYIADSYILQNDKEWIGVDSGYSPSEDTWYRLKVMMNHVTGDTRIQVATLDDYIHYNNKIYHNYAQYGTYRPRDSYFILGSSNGDNLNNPELYYDNFRVRKYAQLDPYVSGSTLGNNLIYISPPTSSDKYEIGGSNAVFVENPTSPSIVDMLTGLNNSNWGYGITVSSYL, via the coding sequence ATGTATCTTTCCCACTCTACAACAACTCTAGTACTTTTGATAATGCTATTCGGCGTTATTTCTTTTACAATGCTAGATACGTATAAGAATAGTGCTTTAGAGGAAGCTAGTGCTAATACATTGGGTTTGAAAGCGGATTCTTTAGAAATAATGGTTTCTAATTCTATACCCAAAGTTTTTAACAAAGTTCTAAATGATGCAGAATTCCAGGTTATAAATAGTCATAATTCGGGTAGTGATGACCCATTTTTTGATAATACTGATAGTGTGTTAACTTATCTGGATAATCATATGGAAACTGAGGTTCATAATAATTTAGAGGCCGTCAAAACTACTTATAAGAATTCAGGTTATGATTTGGATTACAATTTTGAAATAACAAATATTTCAATGGTAAATGGATTTACATTCAATTTGCAATATACTTTAGATTATAATTTGTCAAAATCTGGGGCTTTGAGAAGTAAATCTTACGAGGATTCAAAAAACGTAACTGTTAAAACAATAATCAGTGCTTATCATTATGTAATGAGTGATAAAAAAGACTCTTTATATATTAAAAATCCGAATGCTCAAGATTTAGAGAATTTCCCAGTATTTATTATATTAAATAACTCAAATTATAATTTTGATAGGAATAACAATGGTGAAGGATTAGACTTTTACCATAATGGTGCAAAATTAAATTACTGGGTCGAATACTGGAATTCATCATCACTAAGACCTAAGGCATTTTTATGGTTAAAAATGAATTTAAGCGCTAATTCTGTTCAGCAGGTGGATATCCATTATGATGGTACGGGAATATCAGATGGTAAGAAAGTATTCACCATGTTTGATGATTTTGAGAATAGTAACGATACAATATTTAAGAAATATATATTTGAAGATAATAATGAGTGGGATTATGATACAAGCACGAGTCCATTTTCCAATCCATTATATAATAGCAATATGACTTATTCACTTGCAGATTACCAGCCTCCGCGAATGATTACTTATGACCCACTAAGTTCAGTTGTCGGAGATGATATATACCACCCAATATGGGGAGAACCATATATTGCAGAAGTGGATTTAAAAGGTAAAGAGGATGGTTACTCATCCCCTCAATTATTAATGGGTTTTTACGGGGATTACAATGGTATTTATGAATTAGGGTATTATACTGCTGAATTGGGTGGCTCTCGTGATTATATATACTACTTTACCACTAACAATTTCTATGGGGATATTCCATTAAATGAGAATTATTTAATGCTCGGAGAATACTACGAAGAGTATTACTATAGTTATATTGCAGATAGTTATATTTTACAAAATGATAAAGAATGGATAGGTGTTGATTCAGGATATAGTCCTTCTGAGGACACCTGGTATCGACTTAAAGTGATGATGAACCACGTTACAGGCGATACTAGGATACAAGTGGCTACATTGGATGATTATATCCACTATAATAATAAAATATATCATAATTATGCACAATATGGGACTTATAGACCTAGAGATTCTTATTTCATACTAGGAAGTTCAAATGGTGATAACTTAAATAATCCTGAGCTTTACTATGATAACTTTAGAGTAAGAAAGTATGCACAATTGGATCCGTACGTTTCAGGAAGTACCTTAGGAAATAATTTAATTTATATTTCACCACCTACTTCTTCAGATAAATATGAAATAGGCGGTTCAAATGCCGTATTTGTAGAAAACCCGACAAGTCCTTCGATAGTAGATATGTTAACAGGTTTAAATAATTCAAATTGGGGTTATGGAATTACCGTATCTTCCTACCTATAA
- a CDS encoding class III signal peptide-containing protein, translating into MTIKSKSKPNNNSKKIFGRKFRGVKGQISMEFSILFLALLASVVVATIIPGLFGLDKTTEVAKASLAHGSLSNLKSNIHMIASLDEGSYKLVRVKSPSESTWSFATRNISVSGDGYEVSASLDTDIEMLNSNSFYVNTSKLLSFKLLNEDNKVKIELIP; encoded by the coding sequence ATGACAATTAAATCCAAATCTAAGCCCAATAATAATTCAAAAAAAATATTTGGTAGAAAATTTAGGGGGGTCAAAGGTCAAATATCTATGGAATTTTCAATATTATTTTTGGCGCTATTGGCATCTGTTGTAGTGGCAACTATAATTCCAGGCTTATTCGGGTTAGATAAAACCACTGAAGTTGCTAAAGCTAGTTTAGCACATGGTAGTTTGTCAAATCTAAAGTCAAATATCCATATGATAGCTAGTCTTGATGAAGGTTCTTATAAATTAGTAAGGGTAAAATCTCCATCTGAATCAACTTGGAGCTTTGCAACGCGTAATATTTCCGTTTCAGGGGATGGATATGAAGTAAGTGCAAGTCTAGATACGGATATAGAAATGCTCAATAGCAATTCTTTTTATGTAAACACGTCTAAATTGTTATCTTTCAAACTATTAAATGAAGATAATAAAGTAAAGATTGAATTAATACCTTAA